In Natrononativus amylolyticus, a single window of DNA contains:
- a CDS encoding transcription initiation factor IIB: MTRSITDHARSDSQATESGRCPDCETDTIVQDPDRGERVCRECGLVLSEDPIDYGPEWRAFNAEEHDQLSRVGAPLTQSMHDRGLTTTIDWRNRDANGHSMSADKHGQLHRLRVWQERIRTKNAGERNLKYALSEIDRMVSALGVPTPVKETASVIYRQALERDLIRGRSIEGVATSSLYTACRKEGIPRSLEEVTAVSRVDQREIGRTYRYIADELDINLEPTNPRQFVPRFCSELDVGKEVEAKAIEIIDQTTEQGLHSGKSPTGYAAAAIYAAGLLCEETIPQRAVADTAQTTVVTVRNRYREQLEAIDQVPAT; encoded by the coding sequence ATGACGCGGTCCATCACCGATCACGCCAGAAGCGACTCGCAGGCGACCGAGAGCGGTCGGTGTCCCGACTGCGAGACCGACACGATCGTCCAGGACCCGGACCGCGGCGAACGGGTCTGTCGAGAGTGTGGCCTCGTTCTGAGCGAGGACCCGATCGACTACGGCCCGGAATGGCGTGCCTTCAACGCCGAGGAGCACGACCAGCTCTCGCGCGTGGGCGCGCCCCTCACCCAGTCGATGCACGATCGCGGCCTGACCACGACGATCGACTGGCGAAACCGCGACGCCAACGGCCACTCGATGTCGGCCGACAAGCACGGCCAGCTCCACCGACTCCGCGTCTGGCAGGAGCGGATTCGGACGAAGAACGCGGGCGAACGAAACCTCAAGTACGCCCTCTCGGAGATCGACCGGATGGTCAGCGCGCTGGGCGTCCCGACCCCCGTCAAGGAGACGGCGAGCGTCATCTACCGGCAGGCGCTCGAGCGAGACCTCATCCGCGGGCGCTCGATCGAGGGCGTCGCGACGAGTTCGCTGTACACCGCCTGCAGAAAGGAGGGCATTCCGCGCAGTCTCGAGGAGGTTACCGCCGTCTCCCGGGTCGACCAGCGGGAGATCGGGCGCACCTACCGGTACATCGCCGACGAACTCGACATCAACTTAGAGCCGACGAACCCCAGGCAGTTCGTCCCCCGCTTCTGCTCGGAGCTCGACGTGGGCAAGGAGGTCGAGGCGAAGGCGATCGAGATCATCGACCAGACGACCGAACAGGGGTTACACTCGGGCAAGTCGCCGACCGGCTACGCGGCCGCGGCGATCTACGCCGCCGGCTTGCTCTGTGAGGAGACGATCCCACAGCGGGCCGTCGCCGACACCGCCCAGACGACGGTCGTCACTGTTCGAAACCGGTACCGGGAACAGCTCGAGGCCATCGATCAGGTTCCGGCTACATGA
- a CDS encoding DUF7344 domain-containing protein has protein sequence MSSIDTSLPEEITSVTESSDSERLSKDVIFELLKNRRRREVLQYLLEAEETVTLGELAEQIAAWENDTDVNALNSDQRKRVYVALYQTHLPKMDDAGIVEYDQDRGLITLADNADLLMMYLDTDTHRQDRWDRWYAALSVVGALVVGAALLGVPPLASVPLGAVSAVVVAAFLAVSIVHVVVNHRLQQVVDGKLSRIE, from the coding sequence ATGTCGTCGATCGACACCTCGCTCCCCGAGGAGATCACGTCCGTCACGGAGTCGTCTGACTCCGAACGCCTCTCGAAGGACGTCATCTTCGAACTCCTGAAAAACCGGCGCCGCCGCGAGGTTCTGCAGTATCTGCTCGAGGCCGAGGAAACGGTCACGCTCGGCGAACTCGCCGAGCAGATCGCGGCCTGGGAGAACGACACGGACGTCAACGCCCTGAACTCGGACCAGCGAAAGCGCGTCTACGTCGCCCTTTACCAGACCCATCTCCCGAAGATGGACGACGCCGGTATCGTCGAGTACGATCAGGACCGCGGCCTGATCACCCTCGCTGACAACGCGGACCTCCTGATGATGTATCTCGATACGGATACCCACCGCCAGGACCGCTGGGACCGCTGGTACGCCGCGCTGAGCGTGGTCGGTGCGCTCGTCGTCGGCGCGGCGCTGCTCGGCGTGCCGCCGCTTGCGTCGGTGCCGCTGGGCGCGGTCTCCGCCGTCGTCGTCGCGGCCTTCCTCGCCGTCTCGATCGTCCACGTCGTCGTCAACCACCGCCTCCAGCAGGTCGTCGACGGAAAGCTCTCGCGAATCGAGTAA